A genomic stretch from Pieris brassicae chromosome 9, ilPieBrab1.1, whole genome shotgun sequence includes:
- the LOC123714248 gene encoding venom carboxylesterase-6-like gives MIWYIVCTTFVLFFCIPSENRPSEVRVNITHGTVIGSFDSYYKFYGIPYADSTAGVNRFQPPKPSPRFRDPFVANRQNITCLRPTRDGYDGIEDCLSLNVISPTVDHTRKLPVMVWIKGREINNFDPAFKNIIEKDVVVVTPNFRESVFGFLCLGTSKAPGNAGLKDIIAALKWIQQNIAAFGGDPHNVTIFGHGSGASIVDLLTLSLSSKGLFHKAIAQSGTAMAPWAVTRDNLLNAIKVAEALGHYVEDVNRLSDIFTRVRASALMAVINELESDNLLDFAPCIERVISDDNEPFLLKSPYQIFNAGEQLDVPFMTGFVDKEGAVVQESLIKDWFGIVNLQKDLNFNTEEEKQKITEQIKAFYSLNNSIEKDLYVTLAGDVMVYISTLRESHIRALTRTTPIYLYQFSYKGNLGKGLVEDDYSTKSVHGQELAYLFYENSYEACTAYDLAIAGMVVERWTNFAKTGMPTSETSSTDWQPFTKNNKYYLKIRNENDVQTTYRRRTKDASSLDILLRDPYTKTLAFWQDIYDKYFIDARSRWDIIHSDQDKDSIDITDDEYINNHTKGESFVEMYENMDNYVKDNKTEIEYHCINSTSTVIGFTLVVVSLLSIVNNLESSEIML, from the exons ATGATTTGGTACATTGTATGCACAACCTTTGTGCTATTTTTCTGTATACCTAGTGAAAATCGGCCAAGCGAAGTTCGTGTTAACATAACGCACGGAACAGTTATAGGATCTTTTGATTCCTACTATAAGTTTTATGGCATTCCATATGCTGACTCCACAGCAGGCGTTAATAGATTTCAg CCTCCAAAACCATCTCCGCGATTTAGAGACCCGTTTGTAGCAAACcgtcaaaatattacatgtctACGACCCACAAGAGATGGTTACGATGGGATCGAAGATTGCCTGTCATTAAATGTCATCTCTCCAACAGTGGACCATACTCGTAAATTACCAGTAATGGTTTGGATCAAAGGACgagaaattaataactttgatccagcgtttaaaaatattatcgaaAAGGACGTAGTAGTCGTCACTCCTAATTTCAGAGAATCCGTTTTCGGATTTTTATGCCTAGGCACTTCGAAAGCTCCAGGTAATGCTGGTCTCAAGGATATAATTGCTGCATTGAAGTGGATACAACAAAACATAGCAGCCTTTGGAGGAGATCCACATAACGTAACAATTTTTGGCCACGGTAGTGGAGCTTCAATAGTTGATTTACTAACACTTTCCTTAAGTTCAAAAGGGCTTTTCCACAAGGCTATAGCACAAAGCGGTACTGCAATGGCCCCGTGGGCAGTAACTAGAGATAATTTACTAAATGCAATCAAGGTTGCCGAAGCACTTGGTCATTACGTTGAAGATGTAAACAGATTATCAGATATATTTACTCGTGTTAGGGCTTCTGCATTAATGGCGGTTATTAATGAACTAGAGTCTGATAATTTACTAGATTTTGCACCTTGTATTGAGAGAGTAATCTCCGACGATAATGAGCCCTTTTTATTGAAATCGccttatcaaatttttaatgcTGGGGAGCAATTGGATGTGCCATTTATGACTGGGTTTGTGGATAAGGAAGGTGCTGTTGTTCaagaaagtttaattaaagattggtTTGGTATAGTAAATCTTCAAAAAGATCTTAATTTTAACACAGAGGAAGAAAAACAGAAAATAACAGAGCAAATTAAAGCGTTTTACTCCTTAAATAATTCTATCGAAAAAGACTTATATGTAACATTAGCTGGAGATGTCATGGTGTATATATCTACCTTAAGAGAATCTCATATTCGTGCTTTAACTAGAACTACTCCAATTTATCTCTATCAATTCTCATACAAGGGGAATCTTGGAAAAGGTTTAGTAGAAGATGACTATTCTACAAAGTCGGTTCATGGTCAGGAACTggcgtatttattttatgaaaattcttATGAAGCTTGTACTGCCTATGACCTAGCTATTGCAGGTATGGTAGTGGAGCGATGGACAAATTTCGCTAAAACTGG GATGCCTACAAGTGAAACGTCGAGTACTGATTGGCAgccttttacaaaaaataacaaatactaTCTAAAGATTCGGAATGAAAATGACGTACAGACGACGTACAGAAGACGTACAAAGGATGCTAGCTCTTTAGACATTTTATTAAGAGATCCTTATACAAAAACTCTGGCATTTTGGCAAGAcatttatgataaatatttcattgacGCAAGAAGTAGGTGGGATATTATACATAGTGATCAAGATAAGGATAGCATTGATATAACTGACGacgaatacataaataatcataCCAAAGGTGAAAGTTTTGTTGagatgtatgaaaatatggataattatgtaaaagataataaaactgaaattgaATATCATTGTATAAACTCTACCTCAACTGTAATTGGATTTACACTGGTAGTCGTCAGtttattgtcaattgtcaacaaCTTAGAATCGTcagaaattatgttataa